The Chitinophaga pinensis DSM 2588 region GTCCATTATATACGGAGAAGCCGTATTCACCGGGGAGAAAACACTGAATGTGATCCTGAAGGATGGCGGAGAAGAAGCAATCACCGCCCCCCACATATTCATCAATACCGGTACCCTTCCCAAAATCCCCCCTGTTCCCGGTCTCGATACGATAAAATACCTGACCAATACCAGCATCATGGAGCTCACCAAACTGCCCTCCCATCTCGTGATCATGGGCAGCGGATATATCGGCCTGGAATTCGGTCAGTTATTCCGCAGATTGGGGAGTCAGGTAACGATTATTGATAGAGGCAAACAACTCTTAAAGCATGAAGATGAAGATGTTGCAGCCGCGGTAAAAAAAGTAATGGAAACTTCCGGCGTCACCATGCATACCGGTGCAAATGTGCAGAAAGTAGAACAGATCGGCGATACCATCCGACTGCAGTTCACCGCCAACGGAGAAAACCTTACCATCACCGGCTCTCACCTGCTCGTAGCCATCGGACGTACCCCACAATCTACCTCTCTGCAGCCTGAAAAAGCAGGACTTGCATTAGATGACAAAGGTTACTTTAAAGTGAACGATCAGCTGGAAACCAATGTATCGGGTATCTATGTATTGGGCGACGTAAAAGGCGGTCCCGAATTCACCCACATTTCATACAACGATTACCTCGTTTTGTACAAGAGATTGGTCAATAAAGAAGATACATCTATTAAAGATAGACCCGTACCTTACTGCATGTTTACCGACCCTCAGTTAGGACGTATCGGACTGACTGAAAAAGCGGCAAAAGAAGCAGGATACGATGTGAAAGTTGCCTGCCTCGATATGACGCGGGTAGCCAGGGCCATAGAGACAGGTAACACACAGGGATTTATGAAAGCTGTTATTAATGCTAACGACGATAAATTACTGGGAGTTGCTATCTTGGGCCCCGAAGGAGGGGAAGTGATGTCGGTAATGCAGATGGCAATGCTCGGAGGTATCACAGCTAAACAACTGAGAGAAATGATATTCGCGCATCCACTGTACTCAGAATCAATTAATAACCTCTTTATGACATTGGAAAAATAACCTTGCACAATGTGCGGATTAAAATCCTCAATGAATCCCGGCCATGATAAAGCTTGAACGTGTCAACAAATCTTTTCAGAACGGCAAGCCTGCTGTCAGTGATGTGTCTTTCGAGGTCAATACAGGAGAAACCCTCGTACTGCTGGGTACCAGCGGAAGCGGGAAGACCACTACCCTACGCATGATCAACAGACTCATAGCACCCGATAGCGGAAAAATATATGTGAATGGAGAGGCAGTGACCAACCAGGAGACCACTTCACTTCGTCGTAATATCGGCTATGTCTTGCAGGATAATGGATTGTTTCCGCACTACACGGTCGCAGAAAATATCGGTATTGTCCCCTCTTTACTCAAATGGGATAAAAAACGCATAGAAGAAAGGACCCGTACACTGATGGAAAAATTGCATCTCCCTCCCACCGAGTATTATCATGCTTATCCGCAACAACTCAGCGGCGGACAACAGCAACGTGTCGGACTTGCCCGTGCCCTCGCAGCAGATCCCCCGGTATTACTGATGGATGAACCTTTTGGTGCACTGGATCCCGTAACGAGAGCCAGTGTCAGAAAAGAATTCCGCTCACTTGACGAGATCAGCAATAAAACCGTCATCATGGTCACACACGATGTACAGGAAGCCTTTCAACTGGGCGACCGTATCTGCCTCATGGATAAAGGAACCATTCAGCAGACCGGCACGCCGGCCGAACTACTGTTCGCTCCCGCCAATGATTTTGTTATACACTTTTTCCAGGAGCAACGTCTGCTGCTGGAATTGAATGCAGTGAAACTGTCAGATATCCGCACGTTACTGCCGACAGACCATGTGACGGAAAAAGGTTCGCCTATATTACCGGAAGACGCCTCCTGCTGGGATGCCTTAGAGCAGATGACCACGCTCTCCAAACCCGTGTATTATTCTTTTGATGGCAAGCTCATTCGCATAGACAGCGCCGCGTTGATGCAGGCATTTACACAATACAAGCAAACTATCAGCAGCAATGGAAGATCAACCCGGCTTTCCTGAATTTGTGCAACAACAGGCCGGCAAACTACTGGAACAAACGTTGCAACATATCGGGCTAACATTTATTTCTTTACTGATCGCAGTCGTCATCGGTGTACCGCTGGGCATACTGATCACCCGTAAAAAAAAGCTGGCAGGCGCCATATTAGGCATTGCCGGCGTTTTACAGACCATACCCAGTATCGCCTTACTCGGTTTCATGATCCCCCTGCTGGGCATCGGCGCCAAACCGGCGATTGTAGCACTCTTTCTGTATGCACTCCTGCCTATTATCAGAAATACCTATACGGGTATCCTGCAGGTAGATCCTACCGTTATTGATGCCGCAACAGGTATGGGTATGAGTCAGCAGCAACTGCTGTTAAAAGTACAACTGCCACTGGCCATGCCGGTAATACTGGCAGGCATCCGAACGGCAACGGTAATCAATGTTGGCGTCGCTACCCTGGCCGCCTATATCGCAGCAGGTGGTTTAGGTGAATTCATTTTTGGCGGTATCGCACTCAATAATACCAACATGATACTGGCAGGCGCTATTCCGGCTGCCTTATTGGCCATATTGTTTGATGCAGGTGTGGCACGACTGCAAAAACTACGGATGCGAAGCGTCAAAACGGCATTGTATATCTTACCTTTTTTGTTGCTTATCTTATCGTCTTTTTACCTGCTTCCAGCCGCATATGGCAGTAGCCTCGTAGCCGGATTTACACCAGAATTTATGGGGCGTAAAGATGGAAATCTGGGCTTAAAACAGGTATACGGACTGAATATGCGCACAGTCGTGATCAGCGATATGATCATGTATAAAGCGGCTTACGAGAAAACCCTGGACGTCATCAGCGGCAGCAGTACAGATGGCAGGGTCAAGGCTTTTGACCTGCAGGTGCTGGAAGATGATAAACATATCTTTCCCCCCTACTACGCAGCGCCCATCGCACGGCAGGCCACACTCGATAAGTATCCTGAACTCGCGCCCGCACTAAATAAACTATCTGGTATAATTAATGATAGTGTAATGACTGAACTGAACTACAGGGTAGATCACCTGAAACAGGATCCCGCACTTGTAGCCAGTGATTTTTTAAAAGCTAAAGGATTATTACAGCCAGCCAGAAAAGGTGCTAAAGGAACAGTTGTCATCGGTGCTAAAATATTCGGGGACGGCTACATTCTTGCCAATATGTATAAACTGCTGGTGAACGGGTATACTGACCTGGAAGCAGTCACAAAAACCGGCCTGGGAGGTACTAAAATCTGTTTTGATGCACTCACCAGTGGACAGATAGATCTTTACCCCGAATATACGGGTACCGGTTTACTGGTCATTTTACAGACAGATAAAGCTGTTATCGACTCCCTGATTGCGGACAAACAAAAAGTATATGACTACGTTTCACAGGCGTTTATACAACAGTACCAGATCAGATGGTTACCTCCTATTGGCTTCAACAACACATATGCATTAATGATGCGCAAACAGCAGGCAGCTGAGCTGCATATCACATCTATATCAGATCTAAAGGAATATTTACAGCATCACTAACCACGAAGGTATATGCAATTGAAAAATGATTTTAACACCGTGCGGAAAAGGTCCATGCATATCTGCGCACCCCTGAAAACAGAGGACTATGTGGTTCAGCCGGTCGTTGATGTGAGTCCGCCGAAATGGCATCTCGGACACACGACCTGGTTCTTCGAAACTTTTCTGCTGAAGCCGCATTTTCCGGGTTACAAAGAATTTGATCCGAACTATAATTTCGTATTCAACAGTTACTATGAAACAGTAGGCGCCCGCGTGATACGCACAGACAGAGGCAACCTAAGCCGCCCCGCTGTGGAAGACGTTATGCGCTATCGTGAGCATGTCGACAAAGCCATGCAGGCATTCCTGGATACACCATTGTCTGACGAACTGAAAACACTGGTTGTACTCGGCCTCAATCACGAGGAACAACACCAGGAACTACTGTATACGGACATTAAGTTCATCCTGGGGCACAACCCGCTGATGCCCGCCTATTCTGATACGCTGGTCGATAACTACATCGCGCCCGCTACAGAAAAACCATTCGTGGAAATGGAAGCAGGCCTCTATGACATCGGTTATAAAGGCGACGGTTTCTGTTTTGATAATGAACTGGGCAGACATACCGTCTATCTCCAGCAATATAGCATTGCCTCCCAACCGGTGACCAACGGAGAATACCTGGAATTCATGGAAGCAGGCGGCTATACAGACTTCCGTCACTGGCACGCAGAAGGCTGGGACTGGGTAAAGAAAAATGAAGTAAAAGCGCCGCTTTACTGGCATCATGTGGATGGCAAATGGCAACATTATAACTGGCAGGGACTCCAGCCAATAAATGAAAATGAGCCTGTTTGTCACATCAGCTATTATGAAGCCACCGCTTATGCCGCATGGAAAGGTTTCCGGCTGCCAACCGAATTTGAATGGGAAGCAGCATCGGCACAATTTTCCTGGGGACAAAGATGGGAATGGACGGAAAGTGCATACCTCCCTTATCCAGGCTTTGTAAAAGCTCCCGGCGCCATTGGCGAATACAACGGCAAATTCATGGTCAGTCAGATGGTATTGCGTGGTGGTTCGGAAGTAACGCCTCCCAATCATAGCCGCGATACCTACCGGAACTTCTTCCATCCTTCATTGAGATGGCAGTTTACCGGCATCAGACTGGCAAAATAATTTAATCTCATTACTCTAATCATAACATTATGGCCACCACCTCTGTAATGCATACGGTATTAGTTCCCGTGAAACAGGACCAGCAGGAAATCTTTTTACAGGATGTGATCCGCGGACTCAGTGCAAAAAATAAGTACCTGGACTCCAAATATTTTTATGATGCCGAGGGCGACCGCCTTTTCCAGGAGATCATGCGTTGCCATGAATACTACCCGACCAATTGCGAAATGGAAATATTACAGGAACAGTCAGCTGCCATCAGCCAGACCATCCTCTCTTATACCAATCGCTTTGATGTAGTGGAACTAGGCGCAGGCGATGCGACAAAGTCCATACACCTGCTCCGGGAATTACTGAACACAGGCAAAGATTTCACCTACTACCCTGTCGATATATCCGGTAACGTCATTACACAACTGGAGCAGTCTTTACCTTCCCAGTTACCCGCACTGAAAGTGCACGGTTTACACGGCGAATACTTTGACATGTTACAGGAAGCCAACGTGCTCTCTGATAAAAACAAAGTAGTGCTCTGTATGGGTGGCAACATCGGTAATTTCACACCGGTAGAAGCAAGAAAATTCGCCCGCCAGTTAAGGAACTATCTGCAACCGGGCGACCTGGTGATGATCGGCTTCGACCTGAAAAAACATCCGCAGATTATACTGGACGCTTATAACGACAGCGCAGGGATTACAAAGGATTTTAACCTCAATCTGCTGAAGCGGATTAACCGCGAACTGGGAGGTAATTTTGATATCACGAAGTTTGATCATTATCCGACGTACGATCCGGGCACAGGAGCCTGCAAAAGCTACCTGGTAAGTTTGGAAGAACAGGATGTGACTGTCGGCGGACAAACATTCCATTTTGGTCTCCACGAATACATATACATGGAGATTTCGCAGAAGTATGACCTGGAAGCAACAGAGCAACTGGCCGTACAGTCAGGCTTTGAGACGGTGGCTAACTTCTTCGACAACCGTAAATGGTTTGCAGATAATATGTGGCTTTGCGTATAACGCAGGAAAAATATAAGAGGCTGTTCGCTTGTAAAAGTGGACAGCCTCTTTTTATTTTAATCAACCTTTCTTTCCTATCCTATTTCCAGGCCCCCAGTAGCCTCCTGAGCACAATGATCTCTCCTGTATGATAACTGGTATGATCTGCAATCAACATCGCTTCACGCAACAGATGCTGTCCATCTCCATGCGCAAATGGCTTATACAAGTCTACATCAGGATCATTTAATAACGCAACAAATTCCTTCAGATCGCTTTTAATCTGCGCCAGACTATGCTTCCATGCCGCATCATCTTTCGGCGCTTTCTCCTTCGGCCAATAACCTTCCGGCCAATCAGGAGACGTATGTTCTGCATCACGGGAAAACTCAAGAATGTCCCACTGTGTAATGCGGATGTGTTCCACCAGTTGCCAGATACTGTAAGGCATCCCCTCAGGCGCCTCTCCCCTCAGTGCAGCCGGCAGGTCCTTTACAGCATCTTCAAAGGTAGCATGTGCATGTCCCCCGTTTAGGAACTGCTCCAGTGTCTTTACGATCTCTTTATCATGATTGCGCGCTGTAGTCATATTGAAGACAATTTTACGTGATAATAAATGTACAGATATGCACCAAAAGAATGCCAGTTGAAAATATTTGCTTACTTACTTACAAGTAAGTAATTTTGCTTTCTATGCAGGATACCAAAGAGAAAATTATTGCGCTGGCAGACCAGCTGATCAGGACCAAAGGATACAATGCCTTTAGTTATAAAGATATATCTGATCCGCTGGAGATAAAAAATGCGGCTATTCACTATCATTTTCCCACCAAAACCGACCTGGGCATAGCGGTGGTAGACTTTGAAACTGAACGCTTTAAGGAGCATACCGCCAAATGGTCCGGCATGTCGGAAGATAAACAGCTGAAACAGCTGTTTGAGACCTTTAACAGGAAACATAAAGAGGGGCTGGTCTGCCTGATGGGCACCCTGTCCCCTGACTATAAAACCTTCCCCGAGTCCTTACAGGAAAAGGTCACAGGAATGTCAACGGCTTTTGCCAACTGGACTTCTCAATGTCTTGAAAACGGACGTAAAAAAGGAATCTTTGCGTTTGATGGCGATGCTGACGACAGGGCCTTACTGGTACTTAGTAATCTACTGGCTTCGCTGCTGATGAGCAGGGTCATGGGACCAAAAACATATAGTAAAATAAGTGGTCAGTTATATAAAGACCTCTTGAAAAAGTAATTAGGAATTACGAATTAGGAATTGGTTAGCCATACCATTCAATATTAATAAGGCATTGATAAAGACTGCTATTCATAGCAGCCCTTTATCCGCATACCATTCCTTCCAGCTAATTCGTAATTCCTAATTCCTAATTCCTAATTCTAAATTAAACAAGATACATGCAAACACTTAAAAGAGCAGTCATCACCGGCCTTGGCGCACTCACTCCGATTGGCAACAACGTGGCTGATTTCTGGAACAACCTGGTAGCAGGTAAGAGCGGAGCTGCACGCATTACGAAGTTCAATCCGGATCCATTCAGGACGCAGTTTGCCTGTGAACTCAAGGATTTTAATCCGGCCAGTGTACTGGACCGCAACGATATACGCAAGACAGATCCCTTTACACAATATGCACTGGTGGCTGCACAACAGGCAGTGACTGACTCCGGACTGGATTTCTCCAAAATGGATCCCTTCGACAGCGGTGTGATCTGGGGCTCCGGACAAGGTGGAATGCTCACCTTCGAAGAACAGGTAAAAGAATATACAGTGGGCAATTATGTACCACGCTTCAACCCTTACTTCGTACCTAAGCTGATCGCCAATATGGCTTCAGGTATGATCTCCATCCGTTTTGGACTGATGGGGATCAACTATACCACCGTATCAGCCTGTGCAACGTCTAACACAGCTATCATGGATGCCCTCAACTACATCCGTCTTGGTAAGGCAAAAGTGATCATCACAGGCGGTTCCGAAGCGCCGATTACAGAAGCTTCCGTAGGTGGCTTCTGTGCAATGAAGGCCATGTCTACCCGCAATGATGATCCGGCAACAGGTTCCAGACCGTTTGATACAGACAGAGACGGTTTTGTGATGGGTGAAGGCGCTGCAGCGCTGGTCGTGGAAGAATATGAGCATGCAGTAGCCAGAGGTGCACATATCTATGCTGAACTGGTAGGCGCCGCCATGACAGCAGATGCATACCATATGACAGCCACACATCCGGAAGGAAAAGGCGCATTACAAGGTATGAAAATAGCCCTGAAAGACGCAGACCTGCAGGCCGCCGATGTTGACTATCTGAATGCACATGCCACCTCTACACCGGTAGGTGATCTGAGCGAACTGGCAGCTATCAGAAGTCTGTTTGGAGATGCACCTGCACATTTATCCATCAGTGCTACAAAATCCATGACTGGACACCTCCTGGGTGCTGCAGGCGCTATTGAAGCAATTGCTTCAATCCTCAGTATAAAAAATGGAATTATTCCGCCAACTATCAATACCACACAACTGGATCCTGCTATACCTGCAGGCTTACAGATCGTGCTGAAAGATGCGATACATAAGAAAGTACGCGTGGCGATGAGCAATACATTCGGTTTCGGTGGTCACAATGGAATTGTGGTATTCAAAGAAATGAACTGATCATTGATCACAGCGACTATTTCCCTTTAAGGGGAGTGAGCAGCCCCGTAAGGCCGTTCAATTTTATCTCATAGACCGTCGCCAG contains the following coding sequences:
- a CDS encoding mercuric reductase, which produces MRKFDAIVIGSGQGGVPLAKKLAKAGWQTAIVEKRWIGGTCINDGCTPTKSMIACGAAAHVIANSQEWGITVSDFKVDLEKIVQRKNKVVESFRGGATKGMEKTEGLSIIYGEAVFTGEKTLNVILKDGGEEAITAPHIFINTGTLPKIPPVPGLDTIKYLTNTSIMELTKLPSHLVIMGSGYIGLEFGQLFRRLGSQVTIIDRGKQLLKHEDEDVAAAVKKVMETSGVTMHTGANVQKVEQIGDTIRLQFTANGENLTITGSHLLVAIGRTPQSTSLQPEKAGLALDDKGYFKVNDQLETNVSGIYVLGDVKGGPEFTHISYNDYLVLYKRLVNKEDTSIKDRPVPYCMFTDPQLGRIGLTEKAAKEAGYDVKVACLDMTRVARAIETGNTQGFMKAVINANDDKLLGVAILGPEGGEVMSVMQMAMLGGITAKQLREMIFAHPLYSESINNLFMTLEK
- a CDS encoding ABC transporter ATP-binding protein; its protein translation is MIKLERVNKSFQNGKPAVSDVSFEVNTGETLVLLGTSGSGKTTTLRMINRLIAPDSGKIYVNGEAVTNQETTSLRRNIGYVLQDNGLFPHYTVAENIGIVPSLLKWDKKRIEERTRTLMEKLHLPPTEYYHAYPQQLSGGQQQRVGLARALAADPPVLLMDEPFGALDPVTRASVRKEFRSLDEISNKTVIMVTHDVQEAFQLGDRICLMDKGTIQQTGTPAELLFAPANDFVIHFFQEQRLLLELNAVKLSDIRTLLPTDHVTEKGSPILPEDASCWDALEQMTTLSKPVYYSFDGKLIRIDSAALMQAFTQYKQTISSNGRSTRLS
- a CDS encoding ABC transporter permease/substrate-binding protein gives rise to the protein MEDQPGFPEFVQQQAGKLLEQTLQHIGLTFISLLIAVVIGVPLGILITRKKKLAGAILGIAGVLQTIPSIALLGFMIPLLGIGAKPAIVALFLYALLPIIRNTYTGILQVDPTVIDAATGMGMSQQQLLLKVQLPLAMPVILAGIRTATVINVGVATLAAYIAAGGLGEFIFGGIALNNTNMILAGAIPAALLAILFDAGVARLQKLRMRSVKTALYILPFLLLILSSFYLLPAAYGSSLVAGFTPEFMGRKDGNLGLKQVYGLNMRTVVISDMIMYKAAYEKTLDVISGSSTDGRVKAFDLQVLEDDKHIFPPYYAAPIARQATLDKYPELAPALNKLSGIINDSVMTELNYRVDHLKQDPALVASDFLKAKGLLQPARKGAKGTVVIGAKIFGDGYILANMYKLLVNGYTDLEAVTKTGLGGTKICFDALTSGQIDLYPEYTGTGLLVILQTDKAVIDSLIADKQKVYDYVSQAFIQQYQIRWLPPIGFNNTYALMMRKQQAAELHITSISDLKEYLQHH
- the egtB gene encoding ergothioneine biosynthesis protein EgtB; its protein translation is MQLKNDFNTVRKRSMHICAPLKTEDYVVQPVVDVSPPKWHLGHTTWFFETFLLKPHFPGYKEFDPNYNFVFNSYYETVGARVIRTDRGNLSRPAVEDVMRYREHVDKAMQAFLDTPLSDELKTLVVLGLNHEEQHQELLYTDIKFILGHNPLMPAYSDTLVDNYIAPATEKPFVEMEAGLYDIGYKGDGFCFDNELGRHTVYLQQYSIASQPVTNGEYLEFMEAGGYTDFRHWHAEGWDWVKKNEVKAPLYWHHVDGKWQHYNWQGLQPINENEPVCHISYYEATAYAAWKGFRLPTEFEWEAASAQFSWGQRWEWTESAYLPYPGFVKAPGAIGEYNGKFMVSQMVLRGGSEVTPPNHSRDTYRNFFHPSLRWQFTGIRLAK
- a CDS encoding L-histidine N(alpha)-methyltransferase: MATTSVMHTVLVPVKQDQQEIFLQDVIRGLSAKNKYLDSKYFYDAEGDRLFQEIMRCHEYYPTNCEMEILQEQSAAISQTILSYTNRFDVVELGAGDATKSIHLLRELLNTGKDFTYYPVDISGNVITQLEQSLPSQLPALKVHGLHGEYFDMLQEANVLSDKNKVVLCMGGNIGNFTPVEARKFARQLRNYLQPGDLVMIGFDLKKHPQIILDAYNDSAGITKDFNLNLLKRINRELGGNFDITKFDHYPTYDPGTGACKSYLVSLEEQDVTVGGQTFHFGLHEYIYMEISQKYDLEATEQLAVQSGFETVANFFDNRKWFADNMWLCV
- a CDS encoding DinB family protein, translating into MTTARNHDKEIVKTLEQFLNGGHAHATFEDAVKDLPAALRGEAPEGMPYSIWQLVEHIRITQWDILEFSRDAEHTSPDWPEGYWPKEKAPKDDAAWKHSLAQIKSDLKEFVALLNDPDVDLYKPFAHGDGQHLLREAMLIADHTSYHTGEIIVLRRLLGAWK
- a CDS encoding TetR/AcrR family transcriptional regulator — protein: MQDTKEKIIALADQLIRTKGYNAFSYKDISDPLEIKNAAIHYHFPTKTDLGIAVVDFETERFKEHTAKWSGMSEDKQLKQLFETFNRKHKEGLVCLMGTLSPDYKTFPESLQEKVTGMSTAFANWTSQCLENGRKKGIFAFDGDADDRALLVLSNLLASLLMSRVMGPKTYSKISGQLYKDLLKK
- the fabF gene encoding beta-ketoacyl-ACP synthase II, which translates into the protein MQTLKRAVITGLGALTPIGNNVADFWNNLVAGKSGAARITKFNPDPFRTQFACELKDFNPASVLDRNDIRKTDPFTQYALVAAQQAVTDSGLDFSKMDPFDSGVIWGSGQGGMLTFEEQVKEYTVGNYVPRFNPYFVPKLIANMASGMISIRFGLMGINYTTVSACATSNTAIMDALNYIRLGKAKVIITGGSEAPITEASVGGFCAMKAMSTRNDDPATGSRPFDTDRDGFVMGEGAAALVVEEYEHAVARGAHIYAELVGAAMTADAYHMTATHPEGKGALQGMKIALKDADLQAADVDYLNAHATSTPVGDLSELAAIRSLFGDAPAHLSISATKSMTGHLLGAAGAIEAIASILSIKNGIIPPTINTTQLDPAIPAGLQIVLKDAIHKKVRVAMSNTFGFGGHNGIVVFKEMN